A genomic segment from Torulaspora delbrueckii CBS 1146 chromosome 3, complete genome encodes:
- the SEC31 gene encoding Sec31p (similar to Saccharomyces cerevisiae SEC31 (YDL195W); ancestral locus Anc_7.310): MVKLAEYSRTATFAWSHERIPSLVTGTASGTVDANFSSESALELWSLLASDPSKPKASLAVDAKFNDLDWSNDDKIIAGALDSGVVELFSSTGDSLKSEARFQQHQGAAKTVKFNSKQNNVLASGGSKGEIYIWDLNTCLKNSEGYTPLTPGVASTPIEEVTSLAWNQSLAHVFASAGSTSYASIWDLKAKKEVIHLSYASPSTGLKSQLSVVEWHPKNSTRVATATGSDTEPLILVWDLRNANTPLQVLSKGHSKGILSLDWCSQDEELLLSSGRDNTIVLWNPESGQELTQFPTRGNWCFKTKFAPEAPDLFASASFDNKIQVQTLQNLVNTLDQEQTESKQKESETDFWNNVTQEDSNEKPNMIHLQAPSWYGNKSPAAQWAFGGKLVHISADGRSVSITKPSLPGLEENTMLDQALKSSDFKPLINRRLAKTIDDTNDEDWNLLEKLSMDGKDEILKEAFTFDDEEERKEKNKIDEGEDFFANIEEAFQPEGEFSLSRGVEKQISQDVVGGNLKSAVSASLDDDLLLEAMIIALDSGDKTLKDSVKRYYFTKYGNKSPLSRFLFSISNGNADDLVKNLEISQWKYAAKAIDRFYANDLQSKNEQLEKLAYRLLESGNRQDAILLYLSANSLDKVAEVWLKEAQGLEEKVQKNKGSLYEAHSESLTEFIERFTVLAKLVGEKTKITNEDLISKFMEYVNLASSSGTFDLAYSILETLPAENREVQLEKERVLLASGKSVKNVKSAQKASFAQPSMKPAAGALPYGAVTPGYVPPGGVLPNARVGPQIAQPLAGSVGGSNTNPYAPPAGSPALGTRYAPTTASPNTYPMSMPAATQSSFTPPANPYAASAVNTAGVPIAGQSSYTPLNPKPVPNFISSPPAYGAAEPPTGPPPPTVASGQTPSLNRKANDGWNDLPLPVKEKPSRAKAGSVAPVKIAAAQTAAPANGISRPPLVGKVSSMTPSLSSPLPPPPVKSSRMASVSSNGSMMSNSPMTGSTNPYAPPVVSNISTPRVNATDYSAPQAPAIANPYAPPAVSSPKLNQPNPYAPPAQTAPMAGLPSNPYANPVGPSQPPAAQKPPIGPPPVGPPPMSLKKKNHSYTTVENASHLLESVQKKPESPYSRPQVAAPPSADTAPVLSAAVVGATATSAAAPEGIPEDQQPIMDFLKEELVRVTPLIPKEYTKQLKDCDKRLNILYGHLEKQDLLTQPTIDKLRSLTQFLKEKNYSEAMQVHVDIATNHAQEGGNWLTGVKRLIGIAEATSS, translated from the coding sequence ATGGTTAAACTAGCCGAATACTCCCGAACCGCGACGTTTGCGTGGTCCCACGAGAGAATTCCCTCCCTTGTTACTGGAACGGCCTCTGGGACAGTAGATGCAAACTTTTCGAGCGAATCTGCTCTAGAATTGTGGTCGTTGCTAGCCAGTGATCCTTCTAAACCTAAGGCCTCACTTGCTGTGGATGCAAAGTTCAACGATCTCGATTGGTCgaatgatgataaaattATCGCTGGTGCCCTGGATAGCGGTGTAGTTGAACTTTTCTCTAGTACAGGcgactctttgaaatcagAAGCGCGTTTCCAGCAGCATCAGGGTGCCGCAAAGACTGTCAAGTTCAATTCAAAACAGAATAACGTTTTAGCATCTGGTGGTAGTAAAGGTGAGATCTACATTTGGGATTTGAACACTTGTCTGAAGAACTCTGAGGGCTACACACCGTTGACTCCTGGTGTTGCAAGTACtccaattgaagaagttactTCTTTAGCTTGGAATCAATCGTTGGCACACGTTTTTGCCTCTGCAGGGTCTACAAGTTACGCGTCAATCTGGGATTTAAAGGCAAAAAAGGAGGTTATCCATTTAAGTTATGCTTCACCAAGTACTGGCTTGAAATCACAACTATCAGTCGTCGAATGGCACCCAAAGAACTCTACACGGGTGGCTACAGCCACCGGTAGCGACACCGAACCTTTGATCCTGGTTTGGGATCTGAGAAACGCAAACACCCCACTACAAGTCCTATCGAAGGGTCACTCCAAGGGAATCTTGTCTTTGGATTGGTGTTCTCAAGACGAAGAGCTTTTGCTGTCCAGTGGTCGCGATAACACCATAGTGTTGTGGAACCCAGAATCCGGGCAGGAATTGACTCAGTTTCCAACGCGTGGAAACTGGTGTTTCAAAACAAAGTTTGCACCAGAGGCTCCAGACCTTTTTGCTTCTGCATCGTTTGATAACAAGATTCAAGTACAGACTTTACAAAACCTGGTTAACACCTTGGACCAAGAACAAACCGAATCTAAGCAGAAAGAATCTGAGACagatttttggaataatgTGACTCAGGAGGACTCAAATGAAAAACCAAACATGATTCATCTACAGGCTCCATCATGGTACGGTAACAAATCTCCTGCCGCTCAGTGGGCCTTTGGTGGTAAATTAGTTCACATCAGTGCTGACGGTAGAAGTGTTTCTATCACCAAGCCATCGCTACCGGGTCTTGAAGAGAATACTATGTTAGAtcaagctttgaaaagtagTGATTTTAAGCCTCTGATAAATAGAAGATTGGCCAAGACTATTGATGATACCAACGACGAGGACTGGAATCTACTTGAAAAGCTTTCTATGGACGGGAAGGACGAAATACTAAAGGAGGCATTTacttttgatgatgaagaagaaagaaaggaaaagaacaagattGACGAAGGTGAGGATTTCTTTGCTAACATCGAGGAAGCTTTTCAACCAGAGGGAGAGTTTAGTTTATCAAGGGGTGTTGAGAAACAAATCTCACAAGATGTCGTCGGCGGTAACCTGAAGTCTGCTGTATCTGCTTCATTGGACGATGATCTACTTTTAGAAGCCATGATTATCGCCCTTGATTCGGGCGACAAGACGTTGAAGGATTCTGTCAAGAGATATTACTTCACAAAGTATGGTAACAAGTCGCCATTGTCGAGATTCTTGTTCTCTATTTCTAACGGCAACGCAGATGATTTGGTGAAGAACTTGGAGATTTCGCAATGGAAGTACGCTGCTAAGGCAATTGACAGATTCTATGCAAATGATTTGCAGTCAAAGAATGAGCAACTAGAAAAGTTGGCTTACAGACTTCTGGAATCCGGCAACAGACAGGATGCTATTCTTCTCTACCTATCAGCAAACTCTTTGGACAAAGTGGCAGAAGTCTGGCTAAAGGAAGCTCAAGgattggaagaaaaagtGCAAAAAAACAAAGGGTCGCTCTATGAAGCTCATTCTGAGAGTTTAACTGAATTTATCGAAAGATTCACAGTTTTGGCGAAGCTCGTTGGTGAAAAGACCAAGATTACCAACGAAGATCTCATCTCCAAGTTCATGGAGTACGTGAACCTAGCATCATCGAGTGGTACATTTGATTTAGCATACTCAATCTTAGAAACTTTGCCTGCTGAAAATCGTGAGGTTCAGCTGGAGAAAGAACGTGTACTGCTCGCTTCCGGTAAGTCGGTCAAAAACGTCAAGTCCGCTCAAAAGGCTTCTTTCGCTCAGCCATCTATGAAACCTGCTGCTGGCGCTCTACCATATGGTGCTGTAACTCCAGGTTATGTGCCCCCAGGTGGAGTATTGCCTAACGCTCGTGTGGGCCCTCAAATCGCACAACCTCTTGCAGGCTCGGTCGGCGGCTCCAACACTAATCCATATGCGCCTCCTGCAGGATCTCCAGCACTGGGCACTAGATATGCACCAACAACAGCTTCTCCTAACACTTATCCGATGAGTATGCCAGCCGCTACGCAGAGCTCTTTCACTCCACCAGCAAACCCTTATGCTGCAAGCGCTGTCAACACCGCAGGAGTTCCTATCGCTGGACAATCTTCCTACACGCCATTGAATCCCAAACCTGTTCCAAATTTCATCTCCTCTCCACCAGCGTATGGAGCTGCCGAGCCCCCAACAGGACCACCACCTCCAACGGTGGCATCTGGTCAAACTCCTTCTCTAAACAGAAAAGCGAACGATGGTTGGAACGATTTGCCACTACCTGTAAAGGAGAAGCCATCTAGGGCTAAAGCGGGATCTGTTGCACCAGTGAAGATTGCCGCGGCCCAAACTGCTGCACCAGCTAACGGAATCTCGCGTCCCCCCTTAGTAGGCAAAGTCTCATCGATGACACCTTCTTTATCGTCACCGCTTCCTCCACCACCTGTAAAGAGCAGTAGGATGGCATCCGTATCCTCCAATGGGTCAATGATGTCCAATTCTCCAATGACTGGCTCTACGAATCCTTATGCGCCACCAGTGGTGTCCAATATATCCACACCAAGAGTCAATGCAACAGACTATTCAGCACCTCAGGCTCCTGCAATCGCTAATCCCTATGCACCCCCAGCTGTATCATCACCCAAACTGAACCAGCCAAATCCATACGCACCACCCGCCCAGACTGCTCCAATGGCAGGGCTACCATCAAATCCATATGCCAACCCAGTTGGCCCATCACAACCTCCAGCAGCTCAAAAGCCACCAATCGGTCCACCTCCAGTGGGTCCACCACCAATGAgcctgaagaagaaaaatcacAGTTATACCACTGTAGAGAATGCGAGCCATCTTTTGGAGTCGGTCCAAAAAAAGCCTGAGTCACCATACTCTAGGCCCCAGGTAGCTGCTCCACCTTCAGCGGACACTGCCCCAGTCTTATCGGCAGCGGTAGTCGGAGCAACTGCTACTTCGGCTGCTGCTCCTGAAGGAATTCCAGAAGATCAACAACCCATCATGGACTTtctgaaagaagaactagTACGTGTGACACCGTTGATACCCAAGGAGTATACTAAGCAGCTCAAAGACTGTGACAAGAGACTAAACATCTTGTATGGTCACTTGGAAAAGCAAGACCTTTTGACACAACCTACCATTGATAAACTCCGCAGTCTAACTCAGtttttgaaggagaaaaacTATTCAGAGGCAATGCAAGTACATGTCGATATCGCCACTAACCACGCACAAGAAGGTGGCAACTGGCTTACCGGTGTGAAAAGACTAATTGGTATCGCTGAAGCTACTTCCAGTTAA
- the SCM3 gene encoding Scm3p (similar to Saccharomyces cerevisiae SCM3 (YDL139C); ancestral locus Anc_7.312), whose protein sequence is MRSKGKSSKKVALKKLHGALKSILGSSEEELKKRKDKGIVEILPGAEAKKISSRKKSPPVAVEKRNGLTYIVSREKQLIPMLTDDEIMQRHKLADENMKTAWTSIINKYESVEDQGDVIDLRTGEVVEDYGHLRGLSHELPQDSSHYRSTLTSLLGVKDEGDTRRDLWQDGDDDEDDEEYNSENEAREEEGTDTDSQTSEYEKVLNTKIRD, encoded by the coding sequence ATGAGAAGCAAGGGAAAATCCTCCAAGAAAGTAGCTCTAAAAAAGTTGCATGGCGCATTGAAAAGTATACTTGGTTCCTCTGAAGAGGAGCTTAAGAAGCGGAAGGACAAAGGTATAGTTGAAATCTTACCTGGAGCAGAGGCAAAGAAAATCAGTTCACGTAAGAAGTCACCACCTGTGGCTGTAGAGAAGAGGAATGGTTTAACCTATATTGTTTCTCGAGAAAAGCAGCTGATCCCTATGTTAACCGATGATGAGATTATGCAGCGGCACAAGCTTGCTGATGAAAATATGAAGACTGCTTGGACTAGTATCATTAATAAATACGAATCCGTCGAGGACCAAGGTGATGTTATCGATCTGAGAACAGGCGAAGTCGTAGAGGATTACGGACACTTGCGAGGGTTATCGCATGAACTCCCGCAGGATAGCTCTCACTACCGAAGCACTCTCACGAGTTTACTTGGCGTGAAGGACGAAGGAGATACTAGGCGTGATCTATGGCAGGATGGcgatgacgatgaggacgatgagGAGTACAACAGCGAAAATGAGGCAagggaagaagaaggtacGGATACAGACTCACAGACTTCAGAATACGAAAAGGTGCTCAACACTAAGATCAGAGATTAG
- the CPR6 gene encoding peptidylprolyl isomerase CPR6 (similar to Saccharomyces cerevisiae CPR6 (YLR216C); ancestral locus Anc_7.313), with amino-acid sequence MARSKTYFDISIGGTPKGRIVFELYNDVVPKTAENFLELCKGDFGMAKSKPDVPLSYKGSIFHRVIKDFMLQFGDFTNSDGTGGESIYGEKFEDENFTLKHDKPFLLSMANAGPNTNGSQAFITCVPTPHLDGKHVVFGEVIQGKRLVRLIESQQTDQGNDKPMRDVKIEDCGVLPDDYEVPANAEDTPTDEYGDNYEESLKEDSKVDVNDVKSVLKATEFVKQIGTDQFKKQNYTVALEKYQKCDKFLKEYTPEDLPEEDIKKINDLKVSLPLNIALCALKCKDYRKVLVAGSEVLYAEAADDKAKAKALYRRGLAYNALNDIDMALTDLEMATTFQQNDAAILNAIKDVKVKKKANKRQTEEVSIQDVFLS; translated from the coding sequence ATGGCAAGATCTAAGACTTATTTCGACATATCCATTGGCGGTACCCCTAAGGGTCGCATTGTTTTTGAATTGTACAACGATGTTGTGCCAAAGACCGCTGAAAACTTCCTTGAACTATGTAAAGGAGATTTTGGCATGGCCAAGAGTAAACCTGATGTGCCATTGTCCTACAAGGGATCCATTTTTCACAGAGTGATTAAGGATTTTATGCTACAATTCGGTGATTTTACCAATTCTGATGGTACCGGTGGGGAGAGTATTTACGGTGAGAAATTCGAGGATGAAAACTTTACTTTGAAACACGACAAGCCTTTCCTGTTGTCCATGGCCAATGCCGGTCCAAACACCAATGGATCTCAAGCTTTCATTACCTGTGTTCCAACTCCACATCTGGATGGCAAACACGTTGTGTTTGGTGAAGTGATTCAAGGAAAGAGACTCGTGCGTCTTATTGAGAGTCAACAAACTGATCAAGGCAACGATAAACCTATGAGAGATGTCAAGATCGAAGATTGTGGCGTCTTGCCCGACGACTATGAAGTTCCAGCAAATGCAGAGGATACTCCAACTGATGAGTACGGTGATAATTACGAGGAGTCGCTCAAGGAAGATAGCAAAGTGGACGTAAACGATGTCAAAAGTGTTTTGAAAGCCACCGAATTCGTTAAACAAATCGGTACCGATCAATTTAAGAAGCAGAATTACACGGTCGCCTTGGAGAAATACCAAAAATGCGACAAGTTTCTAAAAGAGTACACTCCAGAAGATTTGCCCGAAGAAGATATTAAGAAAATcaacgatttgaaagtcTCATTGCCTTTGAACATCGCGCTTTGTGCACTTAAGTGTAAGGACTACAGAAAGGTCCTGGTAGCTGGCTCTGAAGTTCTTTACGCAGAGGCTGCTGATGATAAGGCAAAGGCCAAGGCTCTTTACCGTCGTGGTTTGGCCTACAACGCTTTGAATGACATAGACATGGCCCTCACAGATCTTGAGATGGCCACGACATTCCAGCAGAATGATGCTGCAATCCTCAACGCAATCAAAGATGTTAAGGTTAAAAAGAAAGCAAATAAACGACAAACAGAAGAAGTCTCTATCCAAGATGTTTTCCTGAGCTAG
- the COA4 gene encoding Coa4p (similar to Saccharomyces cerevisiae YLR218C; ancestral locus Anc_7.311) has protein sequence MSEESRYYQEALQEYNDLKKESDPDVWDKRISETGCYVENLALQLCHAETNDWRQCMKEMALFRKCWDTKGNRDRVRTVDR, from the coding sequence ATGTCTGAAGAATCACGTTATTACCAGGAAGCTTTGCAAGAGTACaatgacttgaagaaagagtcTGATCCTGATGTATGGGACAAAAGAATCTCCGAAACTGGTTGCTACGTAGAGAATCTGGCCTTGCAACTCTGTCATGCAGAGACAAACGATTGGAGACAATGTATGAAGGAAATGGCATTATTCAGAAAATGCTGGGATACTAAGGGCAATAGAGATAGAGTCCGTACTGTTGATCGCTAA